The genomic window TTAGTGGCACCAAGGGTATGTATGGCCATGAAAGAAAGTTGCTCTGAGGACTCTGGGCATTGATGGTACCCTCATTATCAGATTAATAGAAGAGCAAGTCTTATTTGTTCAAGACATGAGGGGGCAGCTGTTTGGTGGTTACTGTTTTACTGTCAGCAATTAAGCATTTGAGACATAGAAGGActattgtctattttttaaaaaaacaagtccTCACCatcctttctctgtatttccaaCCTCCagcccattcttttattttggaaatttcctTCTAAAACCCTCAGGTTTCTTAAGCCTGTTTTCAGGCAAGCTAAGTCTCCTTTAGGAAGATATTCTTTAGGAAAAGAGATCATTCTTTCCCTAGACTTTGCAGAGTTTCTGTGTTGATATCCTTACAGGTGCTATTCCAGGGTACCCAGAAGTGTGGTTTCACAGACTGTCTCAGGCAGAAAGTTTCATGTGACCTGCTTTTCCACATGGATGTCTTTGGTGGGGGGTGGGTCAACGGTCAATGTCCtgtgaataggaaaaaaaaataccaccttGCGGATATGGCATTTCAGTGAAAACCTGTTAGGAAGAGGGTGGGGTTAAGAGGGAGGAAGTAAGCAGGCAGAGAGCCAGAGGCCTTGggactgggggtggggcagggattCTGCTGCCTGGTTAGCAATTCTGAGCCAAGAGCAGAGTTGGTAAGGGGGAATCAGGATGTCTTAGGTATATTGGCCTCAATAACTTAAGGTCGAAAGTACCATCAAGCCCTGTTTGAGTGTGGAATGGCAGAACCCCTTACAGGCAGGGAAAAAGCAGTTAGTGGGATCTTGCTCCAAGCCCATTTTAACAGATTCCGTGTTGGGCTCTTCTGAATCTGGCCACAGCTGTTGGCTCATTTTGTTGGGGCTTGACCTATGAGTGGATCAGTTATCTTCTCTCTATTTCAAGGCCACAGAACATAGCCTTCACCTCCGACCAATCTATACAGCAGTCTTTGGGGAATATGTGGATAGAAGCTCTGGGGAAAACAAGCTTTGTAAACCAGTAGGAAAGACAAGTCGAAGTCCATTACTTTTTGGAATATATGGCCATGTAGGGAAAGCATTTGCTAGGAGTCAACAAACTGGATTTCAATCTAACAGCACGCTCCAGCTAGCTGTGGGATCTTGTTAGGCAAGTAATTGTATCTCTTGGAGACCCAGGAAGAATGATACCCACTCTAAATCTATTAGACCTATTATAAATCTATAAACCTCAGCAGATTTTCGTGAGGATCAACAAGTTAGTGGAGAAGAGAGCATTGAAGACTTCAGAGCTGTGCCATCCAGTGTGGTAGCCGTGAGtgcctatttaaatttaaattcattaaaattaaataaaatgtagaattctGTTTCTCAGTcacattagccacatttcaaatgttcaatagccacatgtggctagtgtgTACCATATTGGACATCATAGATACAACACATTTGCATTATCATGGaaacagaaagttctattggacagttcTGCCTCAAAGTGCTGTCTAAAGTGTGAGACGAAGGGTATAAAGGATGGCACATTGGAAGGTGACAAATACTGTCATAGTTAGGAATGTTTGGCAAGAAACAGAACCAACTCAAGTTAGCTGAAATAAAATAAGGGCTTTGACTAATTCAGGAAACGTGAATGGATCCCAAAAGGCATGAAGCATAGCTAGGCTTCAAAAGGAATTGGAACGAGTTTCTAGAAGATTATCAGGATTAGTTCTTCTCactgtctctctttttcccttgTCTTCCTCTCCCTGTGGCCACTTAGGCtcttgtctctgtttctctgtgtatTGGCAGCCACCTTCTCcaccttcttctttttctcctcatcCTGCGTGGCTCTGCAGACCAGCTTTCTCAATTGCACTACACACGGTCCAAACAAGATTCAACCAGACCCCGTTTTCATCACTTCTCACCCAATGCCACATCACTAATGCCCAACCAAGGCTGAGTCTTGATTCCAAATTCCCAGGAGAGACATTCTTATTAGCCAGCTTGGTGTGATAGCCACCCCTCTTCCATCATCTGTATCTAGAAGGAGGGGGAAGTGTCCCCATGCCTACTTAATAGGAGTTGTTGGGGGGTGGGGCTCTAAAAACTAGCACATGTGGGATAGGATCAGGCCATTGATCAACATGTTCATCATTAACACCTTGGAAAGGTCCACTAAGCCCATGATCACACAAAGAAGAGCCAGTAGAGATTTGACAAAGGCCATGAACAAAACAAGTGTGAtgccttttcttctttagttATTTGCATGGTTTGCATTAACAGTACAGAGTCACAGGGCAGTGGCTTAACCCCCATGTCCATATACCTGGATGGAGAGTGGGCACAGCCAAGAACACAAGGGAAATCAGGTCAAAGActgtcattttttaaaggcaaacTGGGCACtcatgtgttcccttttctcttctacCTTTAGGAAAGAACATGAAGTTCCCTTGGAAATCATTCAAGAGGAAGATGGAAGGGGCTGTTTAAAAGAGCTTAAAAGCTACAGGCTGTAAGACTGGGGCCTGAGTGCTGGCAGTGGAAAACACTGTTGGGCTGTGCTCTCTCCCTGAAAAGTTCCAGGTGCCTTTTTGCTTCCTGCAAAAGAAAGGAAGCGAAAGAGAAGACCATGTCCATAGCCCTGAAGCAGGTATTCAACAAGGACAAGACCTTCCGGCCCAAGAGGAAATTTGAACCTGGCACACAGAGGTTTGAGCTGCACAAACGGGCTCAGGCATCCCTCAACTCAGGTGTGGACCTGAAGGCGGCTGTGCAGCTGCCCAGTGGGGAGGACCAGAATGACTGGGTGGCGGTACATGTGGTGGACTTCTTCAATCGGATCAACCTCATCTATGGCACCATCTGTGAGTTCTGCACCGAGCGGACCTGCCCTGTGATGTCAGGGGGCCCCAAATATGAGTATCGGTGGCAGGATGACCTCAAGTATAAGAAGCCAACAGCGCTGCCAGCTCCCCAGTACATGAACCTTCTTATGGATTGGATTGAGGTTCAGATCAACAATGAGGAAATATTTCCAACATGCGTGGGTAAGTTCATTACCAGCTCTCAGTTTTTTTGTCACCCGCACAACCCTCACTGTGAAAATTTGCAGACTGCCTTTGAATGCTAGGTAGCACCCATGCATTAATTCCATTACTCACATACCTGTAGTGAGTGATATATAAGAGCctcattgaaatgaaaaaaaaaataatttatggacCA from Pongo abelii isolate AG06213 chromosome 13, NHGRI_mPonAbe1-v2.0_pri, whole genome shotgun sequence includes these protein-coding regions:
- the MOB3B gene encoding MOB kinase activator 3B isoform X1, whose protein sequence is MSIALKQVFNKDKTFRPKRKFEPGTQRFELHKRAQASLNSGVDLKAAVQLPSGEDQNDWVAVHVVDFFNRINLIYGTICEFCTERTCPVMSGGPKYEYRWQDDLKYKKPTALPAPQYMNLLMDWIEVQINNEEIFPTCVGVPFPKNFLQICKKILCRLFRVFVHVYIHHFDRVIVMGAEAHVNTCYKHFYYFVTEMNLIDRKELEPLKEMTSRMCH
- the MOB3B gene encoding MOB kinase activator 3B isoform X2 translates to MSIALKQVFNKDKTFRPKRKFEPGTQRFELHKRAQASLNSGVDLKAAVQLPSGEDQNDWVAVHVVDFFNRINLIYGTICEFCTERTCPVMSGGPKYEYRWQDDLKYKKPTALPAPQYMNLLMDWIEVQINNEEIFPTCVGVPFPKNFLQICKKILCRLFRVFVHVYIHHFDRVIVMGAEAHVNTCYKHFYYFVTEMNLIDRKELEPLHCRM